From the Leptospira sp. WS60.C2 genome, one window contains:
- a CDS encoding phytoene desaturase family protein, which yields MKTEWDVIVLGSGLGGLSAALSFARRGKRVLILEKSISPGGSASSFWKKGYLFESGATTLVGFEPGLPMDRLSKELGVKFPLIPLSRSMVVHLNGETIERYKDRNLWIQEALRVFGGGKRMVFFWRLCFFVSDRLWDLSARYRSFPFRTFQDVWNTLHSFKPIDLIVFFFSFVSVQTVSRFFGLHRNPTWNRFLDEQLLITNQTITKEAPFTMAAAGLTYPNLQNYIVPGGMVELSHSLLQKIKESGGEILYKQEVTNITKQKFGDTGKALFGNKEDLVPVDGNEVWEVNTKNRESSTFSAPILVSNLPIWNLAELTNDLPHLQQKAKQMEKGIWGAFTMGIALRVDESLEHLKQECLHHQIHLENPLPYGGGHSVFVSLSHPEDTVRSADGIRILSLSTHIQNPENWIRDSLYPSKKKEIESILYSTLEKVFPWFLRENIQFSHSATPVTWQTWTGRKWGRVGGIPTSYFFNPFQMVANRSEDLSLLLTGDTVYPGQGIPAVVLGGLNAVEQFHKRKRG from the coding sequence ATGAAAACGGAATGGGATGTAATTGTCCTCGGCTCAGGGCTTGGAGGCCTTTCGGCTGCTTTGTCCTTTGCTAGACGAGGCAAACGTGTATTGATCCTCGAAAAAAGTATCTCACCTGGGGGCAGTGCCTCAAGCTTTTGGAAAAAGGGGTATCTCTTTGAATCGGGCGCCACAACTCTTGTTGGCTTCGAACCTGGACTTCCAATGGATAGGCTCTCCAAAGAATTAGGAGTAAAGTTCCCACTCATTCCGCTATCACGATCTATGGTTGTCCACTTGAATGGTGAGACCATCGAAAGGTATAAAGATCGAAATCTTTGGATTCAGGAAGCCTTGAGAGTGTTTGGTGGTGGAAAACGAATGGTCTTCTTTTGGAGGCTCTGTTTTTTTGTTTCTGACAGACTTTGGGATTTATCGGCACGATACAGATCCTTCCCTTTCCGGACTTTCCAAGATGTTTGGAACACATTACATTCATTCAAACCAATCGATTTGATTGTCTTTTTCTTTTCCTTTGTTTCCGTACAGACGGTTTCCCGATTTTTTGGTTTGCATCGTAATCCAACTTGGAATCGTTTTTTGGATGAACAACTTCTCATCACAAACCAAACCATAACCAAAGAAGCTCCCTTTACGATGGCGGCTGCCGGGTTAACCTATCCCAATTTGCAAAACTATATAGTGCCAGGCGGTATGGTGGAACTCTCCCATTCCCTCTTGCAAAAGATCAAAGAGAGTGGTGGGGAAATATTATATAAACAAGAAGTGACAAATATCACAAAACAAAAGTTTGGTGACACGGGAAAGGCCTTGTTTGGGAACAAAGAAGATTTAGTTCCAGTGGATGGGAATGAAGTTTGGGAAGTGAACACCAAAAATAGAGAATCTTCTACCTTTAGTGCTCCTATTCTTGTTTCTAATTTGCCCATTTGGAATTTAGCTGAACTCACAAATGATTTACCTCATCTGCAACAAAAGGCAAAACAAATGGAAAAGGGAATATGGGGTGCCTTTACGATGGGGATTGCCTTACGGGTGGACGAATCTTTGGAACACCTCAAACAGGAATGTTTACACCATCAAATTCATTTAGAGAATCCTCTTCCGTATGGCGGAGGTCATTCGGTATTCGTGTCTTTGTCTCATCCAGAGGATACAGTTCGTTCTGCGGATGGAATTCGGATACTTTCTCTCTCCACTCACATTCAAAATCCAGAAAATTGGATTCGTGATTCACTCTATCCCTCCAAAAAAAAGGAAATTGAATCCATTTTATATTCCACTTTAGAAAAAGTGTTTCCTTGGTTTTTAAGAGAAAACATACAGTTTTCTCATTCTGCAACACCTGTTACATGGCAAACATGGACAGGACGAAAATGGGGACGTGTGGGCGGAATTCCTACATCTTATTTTTTTAATCCGTTCCAAATGGTAGCCAATCGATCCGAGGATCTGAGTCTTTTGTTAACTGGAGATACGGTGTATCCTGGACAAGGAATCCCTGCTGTGGTCCTTGGTGGTCTCAATGCTGTAGAACAATTTCACAAAAGAAAGAGGGGTTGA
- a CDS encoding acyl-CoA dehydrogenase family protein has translation MSIVTTKKSSFDLFNPTEDHLALRQSVASFAERELDDQAKENDETETFNEMLFKRLGSELGIFGITVPEEEGGHGLDPLASVIIHEEMSRFDPGFTLSYLAHEVLFVNNFFYSSSPSQRSRYLSKVITGEWIGGMGMTEPGAGTDVLGMATHAVKKGDRYIINGVKQYITNGSVGQVFVLYTKLDKNAKKMTSFVIESSYKGFSVGKKEEKMGMRSSPTTQLVFEDMEVPEENLLGEENGAITHMMRNLEIERVTLAAQSLGIARRCVDIMCDYTVRHREAFGKKLMEFGQIQRLVAESYADYQAARALVYQVASELGPDVRNSLGAASAKLVATQMAERVSRNAIQVLGGYGYCREYPVERLHRDAILLSIGGGTNEAMQKNIASDLKKLWSE, from the coding sequence ATGAGTATTGTTACGACAAAAAAATCCTCTTTTGATTTATTCAATCCAACAGAAGACCATTTAGCCCTTAGGCAATCAGTTGCTTCCTTCGCAGAACGTGAACTTGACGACCAAGCAAAAGAAAATGATGAGACGGAAACGTTCAATGAAATGTTATTCAAACGCCTTGGATCGGAGCTTGGAATCTTTGGGATTACAGTTCCGGAAGAAGAGGGAGGTCATGGTTTAGATCCACTTGCTTCTGTGATCATTCATGAAGAGATGAGTCGTTTTGATCCAGGATTTACCTTATCCTATCTGGCTCATGAAGTTTTGTTTGTGAATAATTTCTTTTATAGCTCAAGCCCCTCACAACGAAGTCGTTATCTGAGTAAAGTGATCACAGGTGAATGGATTGGTGGGATGGGAATGACTGAACCAGGTGCGGGCACAGACGTTCTAGGTATGGCAACCCATGCTGTCAAAAAAGGGGATCGATACATTATCAATGGTGTAAAACAATACATCACCAATGGTTCCGTTGGTCAGGTATTTGTTCTTTACACGAAGTTAGATAAAAACGCAAAAAAAATGACATCCTTTGTGATTGAGTCGTCTTACAAAGGTTTTTCGGTAGGGAAAAAAGAAGAAAAAATGGGGATGCGTTCCTCACCTACAACGCAACTTGTATTTGAAGACATGGAAGTTCCTGAAGAAAACTTACTGGGTGAGGAAAATGGTGCAATCACACACATGATGCGCAATTTAGAAATTGAGCGTGTAACACTTGCTGCCCAATCGCTTGGAATTGCTCGCCGTTGTGTGGATATCATGTGTGATTATACGGTTCGCCATAGAGAGGCTTTTGGCAAAAAACTTATGGAATTTGGGCAAATCCAAAGACTTGTTGCGGAGTCATATGCAGACTACCAAGCAGCAAGAGCACTTGTATACCAAGTGGCGAGTGAACTTGGGCCAGATGTTCGTAATTCACTTGGAGCGGCGTCTGCAAAACTAGTGGCAACACAAATGGCCGAACGAGTTTCAAGAAACGCAATTCAAGTGTTAGGTGGTTATGGATATTGCAGAGAGTATCCAGTGGAAAGACTCCACAGAGATGCGATTCTCCTTAGCATTGGTGGTGGAACAAATGAAGCTATGCAAAAAAACATCGCTAGTGACTTGAAAAAACTTTGGTCGGAGTAA
- the thrB gene encoding homoserine kinase: protein MVRLPKIHIKVPGTSANLGPGFDLMGLALDLHNEFEFQFSKEILETKTELKNGTPLPFSKKDDLVAQSYLAYFAKFVPKITPPPYHCKMTLALPLKGGLGSSASAIVAGLCLAREVHKRIDSATLPSELSFTQFLAEFEGHPDNTLPAYLGGFVFAYSTHGESLRYFRKKFPSSVAIFVITPEFSVSTEESRKTLPKTYVTSDVIFNLSRIGAWMHFLDKRKFGDLLVGLEDKMHTPYRIPKTSPLYPLADTLKQEGVGYCLSGSGPSLLVFLERKNVKVKQAELEEKVSKIMRSAGISYSFRRVKPDGMGVRIQMK, encoded by the coding sequence ATGGTTCGCCTTCCCAAGATTCATATCAAAGTTCCCGGAACTTCTGCCAATTTAGGTCCTGGGTTTGACCTTATGGGTCTTGCTCTTGATCTTCATAATGAGTTTGAATTCCAATTCTCTAAAGAAATTTTAGAAACCAAAACCGAATTGAAAAATGGAACACCACTGCCATTTTCCAAAAAAGATGATTTGGTCGCCCAATCCTATTTAGCTTATTTTGCAAAATTTGTACCAAAAATCACTCCTCCACCTTATCATTGTAAAATGACCTTAGCGTTACCTTTAAAAGGGGGGCTTGGATCCAGTGCATCTGCCATCGTGGCAGGGCTATGTTTGGCAAGAGAGGTACACAAACGAATTGATAGTGCCACTCTTCCGAGCGAACTTTCGTTTACACAGTTTTTAGCAGAATTTGAAGGACATCCTGATAATACGTTACCGGCGTATCTTGGTGGTTTTGTTTTTGCTTACTCAACCCACGGCGAATCTCTTCGATACTTTCGCAAAAAATTTCCTTCTTCAGTTGCCATCTTTGTCATCACACCTGAGTTTTCGGTATCAACGGAGGAATCACGAAAGACCCTTCCTAAAACCTATGTGACCTCGGATGTCATTTTTAATCTCTCTCGGATCGGTGCTTGGATGCATTTTTTAGACAAACGTAAGTTTGGTGATCTATTAGTAGGCCTTGAAGATAAAATGCACACTCCGTATCGTATCCCAAAAACATCTCCTCTTTATCCTTTGGCAGACACGCTCAAACAGGAAGGCGTAGGGTATTGTTTGTCCGGATCCGGTCCAAGTTTACTTGTTTTCTTGGAACGAAAGAATGTAAAAGTGAAACAAGCGGAATTGGAAGAGAAGGTTTCCAAAATCATGCGAAGCGCTGGAATCTCCTATTCTTTTCGTCGGGTAAAACCTGATGGGATGGGGGTTCGCATCCAAATGAAGTGA
- a CDS encoding alpha/beta hydrolase yields MEWKYQTIERDGFSFLIATNTTEGPEIYWLGSALYYPRVIPDSLLSQYKITIVDHRGFAKRIDSNPETESFYHFDRVLEDFDFFQNLLQIPPCMVIGHSGHGYMALAYTKQYPKQVKELVMVATGPSHGAPLLKREAYFESLASEERKEKHKRLQAHFIQLIESHPQGLENFFNLYCVSQDALGFYDLTMDSTSLWKGVRTNKLAFDHLFGNVFAEIQVEDYFQSISVPVKLILGKYDFQVAPYYTWDSIIEKFPSVKRVVIDKSGHLPFYEVPDVFQNTIKE; encoded by the coding sequence ATGGAATGGAAATATCAAACCATCGAACGGGATGGCTTTAGTTTTTTAATCGCAACAAATACAACAGAAGGACCAGAGATCTATTGGTTGGGAAGTGCCCTGTACTACCCACGAGTGATTCCAGACTCTCTTCTCTCTCAATACAAAATCACCATTGTCGATCATAGGGGATTTGCCAAACGGATTGATTCCAATCCTGAAACAGAATCCTTCTACCATTTTGATCGAGTGCTCGAAGATTTTGACTTTTTCCAAAACCTTCTGCAAATTCCACCATGTATGGTCATAGGGCATTCAGGACATGGGTATATGGCTCTTGCTTATACGAAACAATACCCCAAACAAGTGAAAGAATTGGTGATGGTTGCAACGGGTCCAAGCCACGGAGCTCCCCTTTTAAAACGAGAAGCATACTTTGAGTCTCTGGCATCCGAAGAGAGAAAAGAAAAACACAAACGTCTGCAAGCTCATTTTATTCAACTAATCGAATCCCACCCACAAGGTTTGGAGAACTTTTTTAATTTATATTGTGTGAGCCAAGATGCATTAGGGTTTTATGATCTTACGATGGACTCAACATCCCTTTGGAAAGGTGTGAGAACCAACAAACTTGCCTTTGATCATCTCTTTGGAAACGTGTTTGCCGAGATCCAAGTCGAAGACTATTTTCAATCCATTTCCGTACCAGTAAAACTCATTTTAGGAAAGTATGATTTCCAAGTGGCCCCTTATTATACTTGGGATTCCATCATAGAAAAATTTCCATCCGTGAAACGAGTTGTGATCGACAAATCAGGTCATTTGCCATTCTACGAAGTACCGGATGTTTTCCAAAACACAATCAAAGAGTAA
- a CDS encoding MarR family winged helix-turn-helix transcriptional regulator, which produces MNEIFSYLGIQLSETLLLMRKFLSSEFEAKHIGMRFEEWIQLLPLMEKESINQKGLSDRLAKDKTTISRLVDGWVKKGWVKRIQSPEDKRIFSLKLTPKGKSIWEKGLPVVQNADLVFKKNLKGEDEKDLFLLLFKIQSSIQFSETKNVPY; this is translated from the coding sequence ATGAATGAAATCTTTTCTTATTTAGGGATCCAATTGAGTGAAACCTTGCTTCTGATGCGAAAGTTTCTTTCGAGTGAATTTGAAGCAAAACACATTGGAATGCGATTTGAAGAATGGATCCAACTTTTACCTCTTATGGAAAAGGAAAGTATCAACCAAAAGGGGTTAAGTGACCGTTTGGCAAAGGACAAAACCACAATCTCTAGATTAGTGGATGGTTGGGTAAAAAAAGGATGGGTGAAACGGATCCAATCACCGGAAGACAAACGAATTTTCAGTTTGAAACTCACACCGAAAGGGAAATCCATCTGGGAGAAGGGGCTACCCGTGGTTCAGAATGCCGATCTTGTGTTCAAAAAGAATTTGAAGGGAGAAGATGAAAAGGATTTGTTTTTACTTCTTTTTAAGATTCAAAGTTCTATACAGTTTTCAGAAACAAAAAACGTTCCTTATTAG
- a CDS encoding malate dehydrogenase, whose protein sequence is MSKKVKVAVTGAAGQIGYALLFRIASGQMFGPDTAVELQLLELEQALPAAKGVIMELDDCAFPLLEKVTVTSSLDEAFRDINWALLVGSVPRKAGMERGDLLKINGGIFTTQGKAIEKNAASDVRVLVVGNPCNTNALIAMNNAKGVPSDRWFAMTGLDENRAKTQLAQKAGVLVKDVSNVAIWGNHSATQYPDFFNAKIKGKPATEVISDHDWLKGDFISTVQKRGAAIIAARGASSAASAANAVVDTVRNIVTPTKPGDWFSAACHSNGEYGVEKGLIFGYPLKSDGKKVEIVTGLEINAFGKEKFDITHNELKEERNEVKDMLG, encoded by the coding sequence ATGAGCAAAAAAGTAAAAGTTGCTGTGACAGGTGCTGCCGGACAAATCGGATATGCACTCTTATTTCGTATCGCTTCAGGACAAATGTTTGGACCTGACACTGCCGTTGAACTTCAGTTATTGGAATTGGAACAAGCACTTCCAGCGGCAAAAGGTGTCATTATGGAATTGGATGACTGTGCATTTCCTCTACTTGAAAAAGTAACAGTCACTTCTAGTTTGGATGAAGCGTTTCGAGACATCAACTGGGCTCTGCTTGTCGGATCTGTTCCACGAAAAGCAGGGATGGAACGTGGCGACCTTCTCAAAATCAATGGTGGAATTTTCACAACCCAAGGGAAAGCAATCGAAAAAAATGCAGCAAGTGATGTAAGAGTTCTCGTTGTGGGGAACCCTTGTAACACAAACGCCCTGATTGCAATGAACAACGCAAAAGGTGTTCCATCTGACAGATGGTTTGCGATGACAGGCCTTGATGAAAATCGCGCCAAAACACAGTTAGCGCAAAAAGCGGGAGTCCTTGTGAAAGACGTATCCAATGTCGCAATTTGGGGAAACCACTCTGCTACACAATACCCTGACTTTTTTAATGCAAAAATCAAAGGGAAACCTGCAACGGAAGTGATCAGTGACCATGACTGGTTAAAAGGAGATTTTATCTCTACTGTTCAAAAACGTGGTGCGGCCATCATTGCCGCAAGAGGTGCATCCTCTGCTGCGTCTGCTGCCAATGCAGTTGTGGATACCGTTCGTAACATTGTCACTCCTACAAAACCAGGTGACTGGTTCAGTGCAGCTTGCCACTCCAATGGTGAGTATGGTGTAGAAAAAGGATTAATCTTTGGATACCCACTCAAATCAGATGGAAAAAAAGTGGAGATCGTCACTGGTCTTGAGATCAATGCTTTCGGTAAGGAAAAATTTGATATCACTCACAATGAATTAAAAGAAGAAAGAAACGAAGTCAAAGATATGTTAGGTTAA
- a CDS encoding prenyltransferase, whose amino-acid sequence MFQRNKKEGTNWILSLISFGSIDIVVSVWGNLSFFSFYFQNRLSSSLVLFYLVSVWTLYQLDHLWDAKKESTPLSIRANFYVQNQIWIVAAMILSLAFSCYLGMTKEWDFLQSNQTYLVFFVFTIFLVVKQISPIPKEILVSFFYTWGIFLPFSHGNDVWEIRLIFFLHVLANVLLTYQMDRDRDEKQNTFTLNRILSALWMQRLVQTLFFLGVLLLVWSSIQGFLPMDFGLGMGFSYLWLFVASRYTKNPIERKVFLELSYLPMFLPEIIFFFSGLR is encoded by the coding sequence ATGTTCCAAAGAAACAAAAAAGAGGGAACCAATTGGATCCTATCCCTGATCTCCTTTGGATCCATCGACATTGTAGTTTCTGTCTGGGGAAATTTGAGTTTTTTTAGTTTCTACTTCCAGAACAGACTCTCATCTTCCCTTGTTTTGTTTTATCTTGTTTCCGTTTGGACTTTGTATCAACTCGATCATCTTTGGGATGCAAAAAAAGAAAGCACACCCTTGAGTATTCGGGCCAATTTTTATGTACAAAACCAAATTTGGATTGTTGCGGCAATGATTCTCTCTCTAGCATTTTCCTGTTATTTGGGCATGACAAAGGAATGGGATTTTTTACAATCCAATCAAACCTATCTTGTTTTCTTTGTATTTACCATCTTCCTTGTCGTTAAACAAATCTCTCCCATTCCCAAAGAGATTCTCGTTTCCTTCTTTTATACGTGGGGGATTTTCCTTCCCTTCTCGCACGGGAATGACGTATGGGAGATCCGTCTCATTTTTTTTCTCCATGTTTTGGCAAATGTGCTACTCACCTACCAAATGGACCGAGACAGGGATGAAAAACAAAATACCTTCACCCTGAACCGCATACTCTCCGCCCTATGGATGCAACGCTTGGTGCAGACTCTGTTTTTTTTGGGTGTCCTTCTTTTGGTTTGGAGTAGCATCCAAGGTTTCCTCCCCATGGACTTTGGGCTCGGAATGGGATTTTCTTACCTATGGTTGTTTGTGGCATCTCGTTACACGAAAAATCCCATCGAGAGAAAGGTATTTTTGGAACTTTCGTATCTTCCGATGTTTCTCCCAGAGATCATTTTTTTCTTCTCTGGACTTCGCTAA
- a CDS encoding DsbA family protein yields MENNFKSWMENPISKIVLGTNLVFLVLFLVSAPSFVKEHITQDAVSIGGKKYDINDVKESSPIAYSKFQSEYKSLLKNTFGEFAQDKLFELVAKEKNIKPSEVLNEGLVVREPSEEEILNVYLSNKAQLGGKSLAETKDKIVGFLKNQQEQEHSRSKYREIISKYPVEFLIKEPEAIRVTVDEKNNPSIGPKDAKITVIEFSDFECPFCKRSQDVNRQLREKYKGQIRWVFRDFPLPFHQDAMYAHMAANCSIEDGKYWDVFNVLFDNSGNLSKSNVDSLILKSGVNKDKYQSCMKDQTKLKGEIEADIQDGQKVGVSGTPAFFINGIFVSGALPFENFDEIIQKELKQ; encoded by the coding sequence ATGGAAAATAATTTTAAATCGTGGATGGAAAATCCCATCTCCAAAATCGTTTTAGGGACCAATTTGGTCTTTCTTGTGCTCTTTTTAGTCAGTGCCCCTTCTTTTGTGAAAGAACACATCACTCAAGATGCAGTGAGCATTGGGGGAAAAAAATATGACATCAATGATGTGAAAGAATCGTCTCCCATTGCTTATTCCAAATTCCAATCCGAATACAAATCACTCCTCAAAAATACTTTTGGAGAATTTGCCCAAGACAAATTGTTCGAGTTAGTTGCAAAAGAAAAAAACATCAAACCTTCTGAAGTATTAAATGAGGGTCTTGTGGTTCGCGAACCATCGGAAGAAGAAATTTTAAATGTATATCTATCTAACAAAGCTCAGTTAGGTGGTAAGTCTCTTGCAGAAACGAAAGATAAAATTGTTGGGTTCTTAAAAAACCAACAAGAACAAGAACATAGTCGAAGTAAATATAGAGAAATCATATCCAAGTATCCAGTTGAATTTTTAATCAAAGAACCAGAGGCAATTCGTGTCACTGTTGACGAAAAAAACAACCCGAGCATAGGACCAAAAGATGCCAAAATCACCGTCATTGAATTTTCTGACTTCGAATGTCCTTTCTGCAAAAGAAGTCAGGATGTAAATAGACAACTCAGAGAAAAATACAAGGGCCAAATACGTTGGGTCTTCCGTGATTTCCCTCTCCCGTTCCACCAAGATGCCATGTATGCACATATGGCGGCAAACTGCTCCATTGAAGATGGTAAGTATTGGGATGTATTCAATGTATTATTTGATAACAGTGGTAATCTAAGTAAATCGAATGTAGATTCTTTGATTTTAAAATCTGGTGTTAACAAAGATAAATACCAATCTTGTATGAAAGACCAAACAAAATTAAAAGGCGAGATTGAAGCGGATATCCAAGATGGTCAAAAGGTGGGAGTGAGCGGCACACCTGCCTTTTTTATCAATGGGATTTTTGTCTCTGGTGCATTACCTTTTGAGAACTTTGACGAAATCATTCAAAAAGAACTGAAACAATAA
- a CDS encoding HD domain-containing phosphohydrolase — MSTNDTNIVPRDKLAKFELTEESLNSFRKNQNIPLDLYNKDGQILIHKKRNPTEADFGKLLKFEMQGVYFLISELKKSKPNGSDKPYLEPGRTTKLFDQEKTARFAKQSQALIEELRKSSFSSDQAVFVQNSVNELLTDFTSNPDFELGIFNILEILSVAGVSVESELMTKRTVVAMGMKVRTRKIVNEGKEESNKKDHLSLMMASYLMDVGYSRLEVKQTPKLTKEEYATVQQHPIISYLMTLPAPEVESHVRTLILNHHRPYRGNGVNNNFPDPRSLFTKLMSVRDKYNREVGKERITQDIELQLHLQENNVTSSSFEEDIAILSLASEYASLTSNQPWRPAFKSSTALKMILNDSFFSYSNKNIRHLLDYVGSSLTNNENIINFGDFVITASVDSERRAHFDICLVLEVGRYQTRPKLQRICSINPVFQKGIKFKIADFDLKSIKIDRRKAIMDLALQAGTTRVIYIIDPELNPALHDAVYKINLSI, encoded by the coding sequence ATGAGCACAAATGATACCAACATAGTACCTAGAGATAAGCTCGCAAAATTTGAGTTAACGGAAGAATCTTTAAATAGTTTTCGCAAAAATCAAAATATCCCACTCGATTTGTACAACAAAGACGGTCAGATTTTAATTCATAAAAAAAGAAACCCAACAGAAGCAGATTTTGGTAAACTTTTAAAGTTTGAAATGCAAGGTGTTTACTTTCTCATTTCCGAATTAAAAAAATCAAAACCCAATGGATCCGATAAACCATACCTAGAACCAGGAAGAACAACCAAATTATTTGACCAAGAAAAAACAGCTAGATTCGCCAAACAATCACAGGCGCTTATAGAAGAATTACGAAAATCTTCTTTTTCATCAGACCAAGCAGTTTTTGTTCAAAACTCAGTGAATGAATTACTTACCGACTTTACGAGTAATCCTGATTTCGAATTGGGGATTTTCAATATTTTAGAAATTTTAAGTGTGGCTGGAGTCTCTGTCGAATCTGAGCTAATGACTAAACGGACTGTCGTAGCGATGGGAATGAAGGTTCGTACACGGAAGATTGTAAATGAAGGAAAAGAAGAATCCAATAAAAAAGACCATTTGAGCCTCATGATGGCAAGTTACCTGATGGATGTTGGATATTCAAGGCTCGAGGTCAAACAAACCCCAAAACTCACCAAAGAAGAATATGCGACTGTCCAACAACATCCCATCATCAGTTATTTGATGACACTTCCTGCTCCAGAAGTGGAGTCTCATGTTCGAACACTGATCCTCAACCACCATAGGCCATATCGTGGAAACGGAGTGAACAACAACTTTCCTGATCCAAGATCTCTCTTCACCAAACTCATGTCAGTTCGCGATAAATACAATCGTGAAGTAGGAAAGGAAAGAATCACACAAGACATTGAACTCCAACTCCACTTACAAGAAAATAATGTAACGTCTTCCAGTTTTGAAGAAGACATTGCCATCCTCTCTCTTGCAAGTGAATATGCATCCCTCACATCCAACCAACCATGGAGGCCTGCGTTTAAGTCATCCACAGCCCTCAAAATGATCTTAAACGATTCCTTTTTTTCCTATAGTAACAAAAACATTCGTCACCTACTTGATTATGTAGGAAGTTCTCTTACCAATAACGAAAACATCATTAACTTTGGTGATTTTGTGATCACAGCATCGGTGGATTCCGAAAGACGAGCTCATTTTGATATCTGCCTTGTCTTGGAAGTGGGCCGTTACCAAACAAGACCCAAACTCCAACGCATTTGTAGCATAAACCCCGTCTTTCAGAAAGGGATCAAATTTAAAATTGCTGATTTTGATCTCAAAAGTATCAAAATCGATAGAAGAAAAGCAATTATGGATTTAGCATTACAAGCCGGAACCACAAGGGTCATTTATATCATTGACCCAGAATTAAACCCCGCCTTACACGATGCAGTTTATAAAATAAATCTAAGCATTTGA
- a CDS encoding adenylate/guanylate cyclase domain-containing protein → MFSSIRNAILSVYCIRDQFPRYMSDLLSEEEALGALFAVRFRYVIGFALLASAMANVSNIDTVWGYLVNFIAISIYFTNTFVHLHILKKKDSHWKTKYDYISLFIDNLLITMTILNWYWIKGDGNPNFLVKTPLLIFYLLPLSLCLFQYRFSLVVFSFVCFLVSYYSFIAAALHDPDAIISLDWTSYVLGDEIILLDALVSKPVIYLILAFAISYGIFRSLRMLLKFAASETQKTTLSRYFSPDLVSEIVSDPDVLGKGKRQKVTVLFSDIRGFTQFSELLDPEELSIFLTEFRKRMVRVIFQNKGSLDKFIGDAVMVTFGTPLPSEIPGEDSINAVNAAKAMLDELQLWNQERKEKGQVEIKIGIGIHSGEVFCGSIGSEERMEYTVIGDTVNTASRIESACKEIGSPLLISEVVWNELGNPNGWTKKENILLSGREQKINLYAY, encoded by the coding sequence ATGTTCAGCTCCATTCGAAATGCCATCCTATCTGTTTATTGTATCCGTGACCAGTTTCCTAGGTATATGAGTGATCTTTTATCGGAAGAAGAAGCTTTAGGTGCTTTATTTGCTGTCCGATTTCGCTACGTGATTGGTTTTGCTCTACTGGCAAGTGCAATGGCCAATGTCAGTAACATAGATACTGTCTGGGGGTATTTGGTAAATTTTATAGCCATCAGCATTTATTTTACCAATACATTTGTCCATTTGCATATACTGAAAAAGAAAGATAGCCATTGGAAAACGAAATACGATTATATCAGTCTTTTTATCGATAATCTTCTGATCACCATGACCATTTTGAATTGGTATTGGATCAAAGGGGATGGGAACCCGAACTTTTTGGTAAAAACACCTCTCTTGATTTTTTACCTACTTCCCTTATCCTTATGTTTATTCCAATACCGCTTTTCCCTCGTTGTCTTTTCGTTTGTCTGTTTTTTAGTGAGTTATTATTCGTTTATCGCAGCGGCCTTACATGATCCTGATGCAATCATTAGTTTGGATTGGACAAGTTATGTGTTAGGTGATGAGATCATTCTTTTGGATGCACTTGTCTCTAAACCAGTCATTTATTTGATCCTTGCTTTTGCAATTTCCTATGGAATCTTTCGAAGTCTCAGGATGCTTCTAAAATTTGCAGCCTCGGAAACACAAAAAACAACACTGTCTCGTTATTTTTCTCCCGATTTGGTTTCTGAAATTGTATCCGATCCTGATGTGTTAGGAAAGGGAAAACGCCAGAAAGTAACTGTGTTATTCAGTGATATTCGTGGGTTCACCCAGTTTTCAGAACTACTAGATCCAGAAGAACTCTCTATTTTTTTAACAGAATTTCGCAAACGGATGGTGCGTGTGATTTTTCAAAACAAAGGGAGTTTGGATAAATTCATTGGGGATGCTGTCATGGTCACTTTCGGAACCCCACTTCCGTCGGAAATTCCCGGTGAGGATTCAATCAATGCTGTGAACGCCGCTAAAGCGATGTTAGACGAATTACAACTTTGGAATCAAGAGAGAAAAGAAAAGGGACAAGTCGAAATCAAAATTGGTATTGGAATCCATTCTGGTGAAGTGTTTTGCGGGAGCATTGGGTCGGAGGAACGAATGGAATATACTGTGATAGGCGATACAGTGAACACAGCTTCCCGAATTGAGTCTGCTTGTAAAGAAATTGGTTCCCCGTTACTCATATCGGAAGTGGTTTGGAATGAACTTGGAAACCCAAATGGTTGGACCAAAAAAGAAAATATCCTGCTTTCGGGACGAGAACAAAAAATCAATTTATATGCTTACTAA